One part of the Homo sapiens chromosome 19, GRCh38.p14 Primary Assembly genome encodes these proteins:
- the ZNF227 gene encoding zinc finger protein 227 isoform a (isoform a is encoded by transcript variant 2), with protein sequence MPSQNYDLPQKKQEKMTKFQEAVTFKDVAVVFSREELRLLDLTQRKLYRDVMVENFKNLVAVGHLPFQPDMVSQLEAEEKLWMMETETQRSSKHQNKMETLQKFALKYLSNQELSCWQIWKQVASELTRCLQGKSSQLLQGDSIQVSENENNIMNPKGDSSIYIENQEFPFWRTQHSCGNTYLSESQIQSRGKQIDVKNNLQIHEDFMKKSPFHEHIKTDTEPKPCKGNEYGKIISDGSNQKLPLGEKPHPCGECGRGFSYSPRLPLHPNVHTGEKCFSQSSHLRTHQRIHPGEKLNRCHESGDCFNKSSFHSYQSNHTGEKSYRCDSCGKGFSSSTGLIIHYRTHTGEKPYKCEECGKCFSQSSNFQCHQRVHTEEKPYKCEECGKGFGWSVNLRVHQRVHRGEKPYKCEECGKGFTQAAHFHIHQRVHTGEKPYKCDVCGKGFSHNSPLICHRRVHTGEKPYKCEACGKGFTRNTDLHIHFRVHTGEKPYKCKECGKGFSQASNLQVHQNVHTGEKRFKCETCGKGFSQSSKLQTHQRVHTGEKPYRCDVCGKDFSYSSNLKLHQVIHTGEKPYKCEECGKGFSWRSNLHAHQRVHSGEKPYKCEQCDKSFSQAIDFRVHQRVHTGEKPYKCGVCGKGFSQSSGLQSHQRVHTGEKPYKCDVCGKGFRYSSQFIYHQRGHTGEKPYKCEECGKGFGRSLNLRHHQRVHTGEKPHICEECGKAFSLPSNLRVHLGVHTREKLFKCEECGKGFSQSARLEAHQRVHTGEKPYKCDICDKDFRHRSRLTYHQKVHTGKKL encoded by the exons ATGCCATCTCAGAACTATGACCTTCCCCAGAAGAAGCAGGAGAAAATGACCAAGTTTCAG GAGGCTGTGACATTCAAGGATGTGGCTGTGGTCTTCTCCAGGGAGGAACTGCGACTGCTCGATCTTACCCAGAGGAAGCTGTACCGAGATGTCATGGTGGAGAACTTCAAGAACCTGGTTGCAGtgg GGCATCTTCCCTTCCAACCAGATATGGTATCCCAATTGGAAGCAGAAGAAAAGCTTTGGATGATGGAAACAGAAACCCAAAGAA gcAGCAAGCATCAAAATAAGATGGAAACACTCCaaaaatttgcattaaaataCCTTTCAAATCAAGAGCTGTCCTGCTGGCAAATCTGGAAACAGGTTGCAAGTGAATTAACCAGGTGTCTTCAGGGGAAGAGTTCCCAGTTATTACAAGGTGACTCTATTCAGGTTTCTGAAAATGAGAACAATATAATGAACCCTAAAGGAGATAGCTCTATTTATATTGAAAATCAAGAGTTTCCATTTTGGAGAACCCAGCATTCTTGCGGGAATACATATCTGAGTGAGTCACAGATTCAGAGTAGAGGTAAGCAAATTGATGTGAAAAATAACCTGCAAATACATGAAGACTTCATGAAGAAATCACCATTTCATGAGCATATTAAAACTGACACAGAACCAAAACCCTGCAAAGGTAATGAATATGGCAAAATCATTAGTGATGGCTCCAATCAGAAATTACCCTTAGGAGAGAAACCCCATCCATGTGGTGAGTGTGGAAGGGGCTTCAGTTATAGCCCAAGGCTTCCCCTTCATCCGAATGTTCATACAGGAGAAAAATGCTTCAGTCAAAGCTCACATCTGCGAACTCATCAGAGAATTCACCCAGGAGAGAAACTCAATAGATGTCATGAATCTGGTGATTGCTTCAATAAGAGCTCTTTTCATTCTTATCAATCTAATCATACAGGAGAGAAGTCTTATAGATGCGACAGTTGCGGCAAGGGATTCAGTAGCAGCACGGGTCTTATCATTCATTACagaactcatactggagagaaaccctataaatgcgAGGAATGTGGTAAATGCTTTAGTCAAAGTTCAAATTTTCAGTGCCATCAGAGAGTCCACACTGAAGAAAAACCATACAAATGCGAAGAGTGTGGTAAGGGCTTCGGTTGGAGTGTTAATCTCCGTGTTCACCAGAGGGTCCACAGGGGTGAGAAGCCCTATAAATGTGAGGAATGTGGTAAGGGCTTCactcaggctgcacattttcacATCCATCAGAGagtccacactggagagaaaccctacaagtgtgatgtgtgtggtaaGGGCTTCAGCCACAATTCACCATTAATATGCCATCGGAGAGTCCACACAGGAGAGAAGCCATACAAGTGTGAGGCGTGTGGGAAAGGCTTTACCCGTAATACAGATCTGCATATTCATTTCAGAGTTCACAcgggagagaaaccctataaatgtaagGAGTGTGGTAAGGGCTTCAGTCAGGCTTCAAATCTTCAAGTCCATCAGAATGTCCACACTGGGGAGAAACGATTCAAGTGTGAAACGTGTGGGAAGGGCTTCAGTCAGTCCTCAAAGCTTCAAACCCATCAGCGagtccacactggagagaaaccatataGATGTGATGTGTGTGGTAAGGACTTCAGTTATAGTTCAAATCTTAAACTACACCAAGtaattcacactggagaaaaaccaTATAAATGTGAGGAATGTGGGAAGGGCTTCAGTTGGAGATCAAATCTTCATGCACATCAAAGAGTTCACTCAGGAGAAAAACCCTATAAATGTGAGCAGTGTGATAAGAGCTTCAGTCAGGCCATAGATTTTCGGGTACATCAGAGAGtccatactggagagaagccATACAAATGTGGTGTCTGTGGTAAGGGCTTCAGTCAGTCCTCTGGTCTTCAATCCCATCAGAGAGTCCACACGGGGGAAAAGCCATACAAATGTGATGTGTGTGGAAAGGGCTTTAGATACAGTTCGCAGTTTATATACCATCAGAGAGGCcacactggagaaaaaccttacaaatgtgaagagtGTGGGAAAGGCTTTGGTAGGAGCTTGAATCTTCGCCATCATCAGAGGGTCCACACGGGAGAGAAACCCCATATATGTGAGGAGTGTGGTAAGGCCTTCAGTCTCCCCTCAAATCTTCGAGTCCACCTGGGTGTTCACACCAGGGAAAAACTCTTTAAATGTGAAGAGTGTGGTAAAGGCTTCAGTCAGAGTGCACGTCTTGAAGCCCATCAGAGAGTCCACACTGGAGAAAAACCATACAAATGTGACATATGTGATAAGGACTTCCGTCACCGTTCACGTCTTACATATCATCAGAAAGTCCATACTGGTAAAAAGctttag
- the ZNF227 gene encoding zinc finger protein 227 isoform X3, whose translation MPSQNYDLPQKKQEKMTKFQEAVTFKDVAVVFSREELRLLDLTQRKLYRDVMVENFKNLVAVGSKHQNKMETLQKFALKYLSNQELSCWQIWKQVASELTRCLQGKSSQLLQGDSIQVSENENNIMNPKGDSSIYIENQEFPFWRTQHSCGNTYLSESQIQSRGKQIDVKNNLQIHEDFMKKSPFHEHIKTDTEPKPCKGNEYGKIISDGSNQKLPLGEKPHPCGECGRGFSYSPRLPLHPNVHTGEKCFSQSSHLRTHQRIHPGEKLNRCHESGDCFNKSSFHSYQSNHTGEKSYRCDSCGKGFSSSTGLIIHYRTHTGEKPYKCEECGKCFSQSSNFQCHQRVHTEEKPYKCEECGKGFGWSVNLRVHQRVHRGEKPYKCEECGKGFTQAAHFHIHQRVHTGEKPYKCDVCGKGFSHNSPLICHRRVHTGEKPYKCEACGKGFTRNTDLHIHFRVHTGEKPYKCKECGKGFSQASNLQVHQNVHTGEKRFKCETCGKGFSQSSKLQTHQRVHTGEKPYRCDVCGKDFSYSSNLKLHQVIHTGEKPYKCEECGKGFSWRSNLHAHQRVHSGEKPYKCEQCDKSFSQAIDFRVHQRVHTGEKPYKCGVCGKGFSQSSGLQSHQRVHTGEKPYKCDVCGKGFRYSSQFIYHQRGHTGEKPYKCEECGKGFGRSLNLRHHQRVHTGEKPHICEECGKAFSLPSNLRVHLGVHTREKLFKCEECGKGFSQSARLEAHQRVHTGEKPYKCDICDKDFRHRSRLTYHQKVHTGKKL comes from the exons ATGCCATCTCAGAACTATGACCTTCCCCAGAAGAAGCAGGAGAAAATGACCAAGTTTCAG GAGGCTGTGACATTCAAGGATGTGGCTGTGGTCTTCTCCAGGGAGGAACTGCGACTGCTCGATCTTACCCAGAGGAAGCTGTACCGAGATGTCATGGTGGAGAACTTCAAGAACCTGGTTGCAGtgg gcAGCAAGCATCAAAATAAGATGGAAACACTCCaaaaatttgcattaaaataCCTTTCAAATCAAGAGCTGTCCTGCTGGCAAATCTGGAAACAGGTTGCAAGTGAATTAACCAGGTGTCTTCAGGGGAAGAGTTCCCAGTTATTACAAGGTGACTCTATTCAGGTTTCTGAAAATGAGAACAATATAATGAACCCTAAAGGAGATAGCTCTATTTATATTGAAAATCAAGAGTTTCCATTTTGGAGAACCCAGCATTCTTGCGGGAATACATATCTGAGTGAGTCACAGATTCAGAGTAGAGGTAAGCAAATTGATGTGAAAAATAACCTGCAAATACATGAAGACTTCATGAAGAAATCACCATTTCATGAGCATATTAAAACTGACACAGAACCAAAACCCTGCAAAGGTAATGAATATGGCAAAATCATTAGTGATGGCTCCAATCAGAAATTACCCTTAGGAGAGAAACCCCATCCATGTGGTGAGTGTGGAAGGGGCTTCAGTTATAGCCCAAGGCTTCCCCTTCATCCGAATGTTCATACAGGAGAAAAATGCTTCAGTCAAAGCTCACATCTGCGAACTCATCAGAGAATTCACCCAGGAGAGAAACTCAATAGATGTCATGAATCTGGTGATTGCTTCAATAAGAGCTCTTTTCATTCTTATCAATCTAATCATACAGGAGAGAAGTCTTATAGATGCGACAGTTGCGGCAAGGGATTCAGTAGCAGCACGGGTCTTATCATTCATTACagaactcatactggagagaaaccctataaatgcgAGGAATGTGGTAAATGCTTTAGTCAAAGTTCAAATTTTCAGTGCCATCAGAGAGTCCACACTGAAGAAAAACCATACAAATGCGAAGAGTGTGGTAAGGGCTTCGGTTGGAGTGTTAATCTCCGTGTTCACCAGAGGGTCCACAGGGGTGAGAAGCCCTATAAATGTGAGGAATGTGGTAAGGGCTTCactcaggctgcacattttcacATCCATCAGAGagtccacactggagagaaaccctacaagtgtgatgtgtgtggtaaGGGCTTCAGCCACAATTCACCATTAATATGCCATCGGAGAGTCCACACAGGAGAGAAGCCATACAAGTGTGAGGCGTGTGGGAAAGGCTTTACCCGTAATACAGATCTGCATATTCATTTCAGAGTTCACAcgggagagaaaccctataaatgtaagGAGTGTGGTAAGGGCTTCAGTCAGGCTTCAAATCTTCAAGTCCATCAGAATGTCCACACTGGGGAGAAACGATTCAAGTGTGAAACGTGTGGGAAGGGCTTCAGTCAGTCCTCAAAGCTTCAAACCCATCAGCGagtccacactggagagaaaccatataGATGTGATGTGTGTGGTAAGGACTTCAGTTATAGTTCAAATCTTAAACTACACCAAGtaattcacactggagaaaaaccaTATAAATGTGAGGAATGTGGGAAGGGCTTCAGTTGGAGATCAAATCTTCATGCACATCAAAGAGTTCACTCAGGAGAAAAACCCTATAAATGTGAGCAGTGTGATAAGAGCTTCAGTCAGGCCATAGATTTTCGGGTACATCAGAGAGtccatactggagagaagccATACAAATGTGGTGTCTGTGGTAAGGGCTTCAGTCAGTCCTCTGGTCTTCAATCCCATCAGAGAGTCCACACGGGGGAAAAGCCATACAAATGTGATGTGTGTGGAAAGGGCTTTAGATACAGTTCGCAGTTTATATACCATCAGAGAGGCcacactggagaaaaaccttacaaatgtgaagagtGTGGGAAAGGCTTTGGTAGGAGCTTGAATCTTCGCCATCATCAGAGGGTCCACACGGGAGAGAAACCCCATATATGTGAGGAGTGTGGTAAGGCCTTCAGTCTCCCCTCAAATCTTCGAGTCCACCTGGGTGTTCACACCAGGGAAAAACTCTTTAAATGTGAAGAGTGTGGTAAAGGCTTCAGTCAGAGTGCACGTCTTGAAGCCCATCAGAGAGTCCACACTGGAGAAAAACCATACAAATGTGACATATGTGATAAGGACTTCCGTCACCGTTCACGTCTTACATATCATCAGAAAGTCCATACTGGTAAAAAGctttag
- the ZNF227 gene encoding zinc finger protein 227 isoform X2, protein MPSQNYDLPQKKQEKMTKFQEAVTFKDVAVVFSREELRLLDLTQRKLYRDVMVENFKNLVAVDMVSQLEAEEKLWMMETETQRSSKHQNKMETLQKFALKYLSNQELSCWQIWKQVASELTRCLQGKSSQLLQGDSIQVSENENNIMNPKGDSSIYIENQEFPFWRTQHSCGNTYLSESQIQSRGKQIDVKNNLQIHEDFMKKSPFHEHIKTDTEPKPCKGNEYGKIISDGSNQKLPLGEKPHPCGECGRGFSYSPRLPLHPNVHTGEKCFSQSSHLRTHQRIHPGEKLNRCHESGDCFNKSSFHSYQSNHTGEKSYRCDSCGKGFSSSTGLIIHYRTHTGEKPYKCEECGKCFSQSSNFQCHQRVHTEEKPYKCEECGKGFGWSVNLRVHQRVHRGEKPYKCEECGKGFTQAAHFHIHQRVHTGEKPYKCDVCGKGFSHNSPLICHRRVHTGEKPYKCEACGKGFTRNTDLHIHFRVHTGEKPYKCKECGKGFSQASNLQVHQNVHTGEKRFKCETCGKGFSQSSKLQTHQRVHTGEKPYRCDVCGKDFSYSSNLKLHQVIHTGEKPYKCEECGKGFSWRSNLHAHQRVHSGEKPYKCEQCDKSFSQAIDFRVHQRVHTGEKPYKCGVCGKGFSQSSGLQSHQRVHTGEKPYKCDVCGKGFRYSSQFIYHQRGHTGEKPYKCEECGKGFGRSLNLRHHQRVHTGEKPHICEECGKAFSLPSNLRVHLGVHTREKLFKCEECGKGFSQSARLEAHQRVHTGEKPYKCDICDKDFRHRSRLTYHQKVHTGKKL, encoded by the exons ATGCCATCTCAGAACTATGACCTTCCCCAGAAGAAGCAGGAGAAAATGACCAAGTTTCAG GAGGCTGTGACATTCAAGGATGTGGCTGTGGTCTTCTCCAGGGAGGAACTGCGACTGCTCGATCTTACCCAGAGGAAGCTGTACCGAGATGTCATGGTGGAGAACTTCAAGAACCTGGTTGCAGtgg ATATGGTATCCCAATTGGAAGCAGAAGAAAAGCTTTGGATGATGGAAACAGAAACCCAAAGAA gcAGCAAGCATCAAAATAAGATGGAAACACTCCaaaaatttgcattaaaataCCTTTCAAATCAAGAGCTGTCCTGCTGGCAAATCTGGAAACAGGTTGCAAGTGAATTAACCAGGTGTCTTCAGGGGAAGAGTTCCCAGTTATTACAAGGTGACTCTATTCAGGTTTCTGAAAATGAGAACAATATAATGAACCCTAAAGGAGATAGCTCTATTTATATTGAAAATCAAGAGTTTCCATTTTGGAGAACCCAGCATTCTTGCGGGAATACATATCTGAGTGAGTCACAGATTCAGAGTAGAGGTAAGCAAATTGATGTGAAAAATAACCTGCAAATACATGAAGACTTCATGAAGAAATCACCATTTCATGAGCATATTAAAACTGACACAGAACCAAAACCCTGCAAAGGTAATGAATATGGCAAAATCATTAGTGATGGCTCCAATCAGAAATTACCCTTAGGAGAGAAACCCCATCCATGTGGTGAGTGTGGAAGGGGCTTCAGTTATAGCCCAAGGCTTCCCCTTCATCCGAATGTTCATACAGGAGAAAAATGCTTCAGTCAAAGCTCACATCTGCGAACTCATCAGAGAATTCACCCAGGAGAGAAACTCAATAGATGTCATGAATCTGGTGATTGCTTCAATAAGAGCTCTTTTCATTCTTATCAATCTAATCATACAGGAGAGAAGTCTTATAGATGCGACAGTTGCGGCAAGGGATTCAGTAGCAGCACGGGTCTTATCATTCATTACagaactcatactggagagaaaccctataaatgcgAGGAATGTGGTAAATGCTTTAGTCAAAGTTCAAATTTTCAGTGCCATCAGAGAGTCCACACTGAAGAAAAACCATACAAATGCGAAGAGTGTGGTAAGGGCTTCGGTTGGAGTGTTAATCTCCGTGTTCACCAGAGGGTCCACAGGGGTGAGAAGCCCTATAAATGTGAGGAATGTGGTAAGGGCTTCactcaggctgcacattttcacATCCATCAGAGagtccacactggagagaaaccctacaagtgtgatgtgtgtggtaaGGGCTTCAGCCACAATTCACCATTAATATGCCATCGGAGAGTCCACACAGGAGAGAAGCCATACAAGTGTGAGGCGTGTGGGAAAGGCTTTACCCGTAATACAGATCTGCATATTCATTTCAGAGTTCACAcgggagagaaaccctataaatgtaagGAGTGTGGTAAGGGCTTCAGTCAGGCTTCAAATCTTCAAGTCCATCAGAATGTCCACACTGGGGAGAAACGATTCAAGTGTGAAACGTGTGGGAAGGGCTTCAGTCAGTCCTCAAAGCTTCAAACCCATCAGCGagtccacactggagagaaaccatataGATGTGATGTGTGTGGTAAGGACTTCAGTTATAGTTCAAATCTTAAACTACACCAAGtaattcacactggagaaaaaccaTATAAATGTGAGGAATGTGGGAAGGGCTTCAGTTGGAGATCAAATCTTCATGCACATCAAAGAGTTCACTCAGGAGAAAAACCCTATAAATGTGAGCAGTGTGATAAGAGCTTCAGTCAGGCCATAGATTTTCGGGTACATCAGAGAGtccatactggagagaagccATACAAATGTGGTGTCTGTGGTAAGGGCTTCAGTCAGTCCTCTGGTCTTCAATCCCATCAGAGAGTCCACACGGGGGAAAAGCCATACAAATGTGATGTGTGTGGAAAGGGCTTTAGATACAGTTCGCAGTTTATATACCATCAGAGAGGCcacactggagaaaaaccttacaaatgtgaagagtGTGGGAAAGGCTTTGGTAGGAGCTTGAATCTTCGCCATCATCAGAGGGTCCACACGGGAGAGAAACCCCATATATGTGAGGAGTGTGGTAAGGCCTTCAGTCTCCCCTCAAATCTTCGAGTCCACCTGGGTGTTCACACCAGGGAAAAACTCTTTAAATGTGAAGAGTGTGGTAAAGGCTTCAGTCAGAGTGCACGTCTTGAAGCCCATCAGAGAGTCCACACTGGAGAAAAACCATACAAATGTGACATATGTGATAAGGACTTCCGTCACCGTTCACGTCTTACATATCATCAGAAAGTCCATACTGGTAAAAAGctttag
- the ZNF227 gene encoding zinc finger protein 227 isoform b (isoform b is encoded by transcript variant 5) has translation MVENFKNLVAVGHLPFQPDMVSQLEAEEKLWMMETETQRSSKHQNKMETLQKFALKYLSNQELSCWQIWKQVASELTRCLQGKSSQLLQGDSIQVSENENNIMNPKGDSSIYIENQEFPFWRTQHSCGNTYLSESQIQSRGKQIDVKNNLQIHEDFMKKSPFHEHIKTDTEPKPCKGNEYGKIISDGSNQKLPLGEKPHPCGECGRGFSYSPRLPLHPNVHTGEKCFSQSSHLRTHQRIHPGEKLNRCHESGDCFNKSSFHSYQSNHTGEKSYRCDSCGKGFSSSTGLIIHYRTHTGEKPYKCEECGKCFSQSSNFQCHQRVHTEEKPYKCEECGKGFGWSVNLRVHQRVHRGEKPYKCEECGKGFTQAAHFHIHQRVHTGEKPYKCDVCGKGFSHNSPLICHRRVHTGEKPYKCEACGKGFTRNTDLHIHFRVHTGEKPYKCKECGKGFSQASNLQVHQNVHTGEKRFKCETCGKGFSQSSKLQTHQRVHTGEKPYRCDVCGKDFSYSSNLKLHQVIHTGEKPYKCEECGKGFSWRSNLHAHQRVHSGEKPYKCEQCDKSFSQAIDFRVHQRVHTGEKPYKCGVCGKGFSQSSGLQSHQRVHTGEKPYKCDVCGKGFRYSSQFIYHQRGHTGEKPYKCEECGKGFGRSLNLRHHQRVHTGEKPHICEECGKAFSLPSNLRVHLGVHTREKLFKCEECGKGFSQSARLEAHQRVHTGEKPYKCDICDKDFRHRSRLTYHQKVHTGKKL, from the exons ATGGTGGAGAACTTCAAGAACCTGGTTGCAGtgg GGCATCTTCCCTTCCAACCAGATATGGTATCCCAATTGGAAGCAGAAGAAAAGCTTTGGATGATGGAAACAGAAACCCAAAGAA gcAGCAAGCATCAAAATAAGATGGAAACACTCCaaaaatttgcattaaaataCCTTTCAAATCAAGAGCTGTCCTGCTGGCAAATCTGGAAACAGGTTGCAAGTGAATTAACCAGGTGTCTTCAGGGGAAGAGTTCCCAGTTATTACAAGGTGACTCTATTCAGGTTTCTGAAAATGAGAACAATATAATGAACCCTAAAGGAGATAGCTCTATTTATATTGAAAATCAAGAGTTTCCATTTTGGAGAACCCAGCATTCTTGCGGGAATACATATCTGAGTGAGTCACAGATTCAGAGTAGAGGTAAGCAAATTGATGTGAAAAATAACCTGCAAATACATGAAGACTTCATGAAGAAATCACCATTTCATGAGCATATTAAAACTGACACAGAACCAAAACCCTGCAAAGGTAATGAATATGGCAAAATCATTAGTGATGGCTCCAATCAGAAATTACCCTTAGGAGAGAAACCCCATCCATGTGGTGAGTGTGGAAGGGGCTTCAGTTATAGCCCAAGGCTTCCCCTTCATCCGAATGTTCATACAGGAGAAAAATGCTTCAGTCAAAGCTCACATCTGCGAACTCATCAGAGAATTCACCCAGGAGAGAAACTCAATAGATGTCATGAATCTGGTGATTGCTTCAATAAGAGCTCTTTTCATTCTTATCAATCTAATCATACAGGAGAGAAGTCTTATAGATGCGACAGTTGCGGCAAGGGATTCAGTAGCAGCACGGGTCTTATCATTCATTACagaactcatactggagagaaaccctataaatgcgAGGAATGTGGTAAATGCTTTAGTCAAAGTTCAAATTTTCAGTGCCATCAGAGAGTCCACACTGAAGAAAAACCATACAAATGCGAAGAGTGTGGTAAGGGCTTCGGTTGGAGTGTTAATCTCCGTGTTCACCAGAGGGTCCACAGGGGTGAGAAGCCCTATAAATGTGAGGAATGTGGTAAGGGCTTCactcaggctgcacattttcacATCCATCAGAGagtccacactggagagaaaccctacaagtgtgatgtgtgtggtaaGGGCTTCAGCCACAATTCACCATTAATATGCCATCGGAGAGTCCACACAGGAGAGAAGCCATACAAGTGTGAGGCGTGTGGGAAAGGCTTTACCCGTAATACAGATCTGCATATTCATTTCAGAGTTCACAcgggagagaaaccctataaatgtaagGAGTGTGGTAAGGGCTTCAGTCAGGCTTCAAATCTTCAAGTCCATCAGAATGTCCACACTGGGGAGAAACGATTCAAGTGTGAAACGTGTGGGAAGGGCTTCAGTCAGTCCTCAAAGCTTCAAACCCATCAGCGagtccacactggagagaaaccatataGATGTGATGTGTGTGGTAAGGACTTCAGTTATAGTTCAAATCTTAAACTACACCAAGtaattcacactggagaaaaaccaTATAAATGTGAGGAATGTGGGAAGGGCTTCAGTTGGAGATCAAATCTTCATGCACATCAAAGAGTTCACTCAGGAGAAAAACCCTATAAATGTGAGCAGTGTGATAAGAGCTTCAGTCAGGCCATAGATTTTCGGGTACATCAGAGAGtccatactggagagaagccATACAAATGTGGTGTCTGTGGTAAGGGCTTCAGTCAGTCCTCTGGTCTTCAATCCCATCAGAGAGTCCACACGGGGGAAAAGCCATACAAATGTGATGTGTGTGGAAAGGGCTTTAGATACAGTTCGCAGTTTATATACCATCAGAGAGGCcacactggagaaaaaccttacaaatgtgaagagtGTGGGAAAGGCTTTGGTAGGAGCTTGAATCTTCGCCATCATCAGAGGGTCCACACGGGAGAGAAACCCCATATATGTGAGGAGTGTGGTAAGGCCTTCAGTCTCCCCTCAAATCTTCGAGTCCACCTGGGTGTTCACACCAGGGAAAAACTCTTTAAATGTGAAGAGTGTGGTAAAGGCTTCAGTCAGAGTGCACGTCTTGAAGCCCATCAGAGAGTCCACACTGGAGAAAAACCATACAAATGTGACATATGTGATAAGGACTTCCGTCACCGTTCACGTCTTACATATCATCAGAAAGTCCATACTGGTAAAAAGctttag